The Acidobacteriota bacterium genome includes the window GCCATGACGCCTCTCGCGAGATCGCGAAAAATGCCTGATTATACTCCACGCCCACGCGCCTCCGGCGGCCACCGACGAGCCCGCCGCGTCAGAGACGACGTCGCGCCACTCGCTCGCGCGCCCCGGCACGAAGGACTGGTGCCACTCGTCGGTGAGCGCGTACGCCGTGCTCGCCGCCAGCGCGGCGAGCGCCGTCCGCCACGTCACGCACCGCCATTCCGCGCGGGCGATCGCGCGCACCAGGAGGGCCGAGAGCACCAGGTACTCCGCCCCGTGCAGCGTCGAATCCGCGAAGCCGCCCGGCATCGCCCCGACGTCGGGAATGGAGGAGACGGTGAAGATCACCGCCATCCAGAGCACCGCGGGAAGCCAGATCAAAGCGGGAAGGGGTACATCAGCCAGCCCAGCGCAACCGCCACGGCGAGAAATCCGCCGAAGAGCCGCGCGCCGAGCGCGAGTTGATCCCGCGGGGTGTCGCGCAGCAGCGTCGCGAACACCGCGGAGACCAGCGCCGCGAACAGCGCCATCAGGAGGAGGTGACTGGTCATTTCCGGCCGAGCGCGATGTCGTAGGCGTCGAGCAGCACGAGGAAATTCAACAGGCCCGCGACGATGATGAAGGCGTTGCCGTATTCGAAGGTGAGCGAGATCACGCGACCGGCACCGAGGCCGAACATCTTCGCGGCGAGAAACGGCGCTCCCAGCCCGACGTCCGCGACCGCGGCGAGGGCGACGAGCGGCTGCGACACGTCGAAGGGAAACAGCCGCCCATCGAGCGCGAGCCCGATGGCGAACATCAGGGGCAACACGATCAGGAACACGAGCCCCTTCTGCCGGCGCCCAAGCCACAGGTGCGCGGCCCCGGGGACGGCCCAGGCAGCGATTTCGAGCAGGATCAGTCCGGTTTTGTCGACCTGGGGCGCGGCGGCGGCCGTGGCCGCCTTGGCGGAATTCCTCACTGGATTCAGTCTACATCACCCGAGCGCCGGCCCCCCGGCGCTCCGCGGCGATTGCCGCGGCGACGACCAACGCCGCGCCGCCGCCGAGCGGGAGCGCCGTCAGAAACCGTGTCATGTTGCCCACCGGCCATCCGGCAATCCATTCGGCCGCCAGCGTCAGCACCGTCGGGATCGCGCAGAGCGCCAGCAGCGCGCGCGCCACCGCCGGCGTGAGGTGCGGCGCCTTGATGCGCCACGATCCGCCGGCAACGAGACCGGCGAGCCCGCCCACGTACAAACCGAGGCAGCGCGCGCAGACGGCGACCGGCCCGGCCGCGACTTGAAAGGTTCTTTCCGGAATCTGGTGACAGACGAGCGCGGCGGCGGCGTAGATGAACGACGCGTCGAGCAGCGGCGCCGCGATGACGGCGAGCGTCCAGACCGCGGCGGATGCGAGGAGCAGCGGCAGGAGCATGATGAGAAGGGGTCGGGGCCTGTTTCCTGATGCGGGAGAGAGGAAAAAGGCTCCCGACCCCTTTTTATCACCTATCGCCGCGGCAGTGGGGCGCTGGCCGTGTTCGCCGCGGCTGTCGACCCGCGCGCGCGTTCCGCGAAGTACCCGGTGCGGGCGCGCAGCCGCAGCTCGGGCCGCGAGACCACCTGCACGATGACGCGGCGAAAACGGCCGTCCGCCCGGCCGTTCTTCGGCGAGTAGCCGATCGCGTACTGGTGTTCGAGCTCGTCGGCGATCTTTCCGTAGACGCCACTCAGGTCCTCGATCGCTGCGGGGAAGAATGCCAGCGCGCCGGTCTCCTGTGCCAGCGTTTTCATCGAATACAGCGCCGTGGAAAAAGTGCCGTGTTGCCTGGGGCCCAGGCGCATGCGCAAGGAGATCGTGTAGATGCCCACCCCGCTCTTCTTCGCCTCGCCCAGCACGTCGTCGAACGAGATGAGGCTGCAGGTGTCGTCGCCGTCCGAGAGCACCGCGATCGCCTGGCGGCGCACCTCCCCGGACTGACGGGCGGAGCGGCCGAATTCCTTCAGGGCCACGTAGATCGCGTTGTTCAGCGCCGTCGCTCCACTCGGCTGCGTCGAACGGACCGCGCGTTCGAGGCTCGGGAAATCGCCGGTGAGCGCCTGCAGAACCTGCACGCCATCGTTGAAGGCGACGACGGCCCCGCGGTCCTGCCCTCGCAACGTGCGCAGGAAGCCCAGGGCCGCCTCGTGCACCGATTTCATCTTGTCGCTCATGCTCGCGCTGGTGTCGAGGAGGAGGATCAGATCGAGCGGGACGTCGGAGGTCGCGAAGAAGGAGACGTCCTGCTGGACGCCGTCTTCGAACACGGCGAAGTCGGTGGCGGCCAGGCCCCGAACGAAGTGCTGGTTGCGATCCAGCACGGCGACGCTGAGCGCGACAAGCTCCGCGCCGCTGCGAAAGACGGGCGGCGGCACCTGCGCAACAGTGTCTTTCAGCGCCGGGACCGGCGGGAGCAGCTGTGCGTGCGCCGCAGCCGCGACGCTCAGCACCGCGAGAAACGAGAGACCCAGTCGCCGCACAGCACGCCTCCTTGCCGACGTCCCGTCAGGTGCTCAGCAAGTGACATACCGCACCGCGCCGACCCGGCGGCGTGCCCCTCGGAGCCCGGCAGTATGTCGTGCGCGACCCAGTTGCGCTCCGGGACTACCAGCCGGCAAGCGATGTGAGTAAATGCCTCCACACCGGCGCGGCCAACGCCTTGAGGAGCACGTCCGCCACCAGCCCGGCCATCGCCAGCACGGTCCAACGCCGGGGTTCGCCGTCCCATCGCCACCGGCCGCCGCCGACGGCGCAGATGACGGGGCCCGACAGGACGACGCCGAGCACGACAAAACTTGTTATCCGGATTACAGACCAGGGATGCCACGCCGCTGCGAGCAGCCAGGGCGACCCGCCGTGATGGGCCAGCGCTCCCACGTAGTGCCCCATGTAGTTCATCAGCGCGGCCCCCATGGGCATCGAGAGGGCACTGCCCGTCGCGAGCGAAAGGCCCGAAAACACCGCGGCCTGGCCGAGGTGCTGTGGGATGGACTCGCGGGGGCGGCTCTCGCGTCCATCGCTCGTCGCGACCCACGTGAACATCTCGCGCTCGTACGCGGCGGCGTTCAGGAAGAGGCGTGCGGTCGTGGCAGGGCGCGCGTAGGCGAGGGCCGTCGCAAACACGCCCATCGACAGCGCCCAGACGAGCATGAGCCCGATGGCGGTCCGCAGCTGGCCCCGCCGCACGGGAGCGATCATGAAGGGATATCCCGCCAGCGCGTTCAGGACAGGAACGAGATACGGCAGGCCGACGACCCAGCCCGCGATGTACGATGCCGCCGTCGCGCACACGACGACGGGGGCGGCGTTCACAGCCTGAGCGGGCCGAAGTGCCGCTCGTACCGGTCTCTGAAGTCGTCCCACGAATACGAGTGGCTGCTGCCGCCGAGATGTTCCAGCGCGTAGGTGGCGGCGACCGATCCAAGCCGCGCGCAGGTGACGTAGTCCGCGCGGCGCGCGAGCCCCTTCATGAAGCCGCCGCGATAGGCATCGCCCACCCCCGTGGGATCCGCCTCGCGCTCGGGTGCGACGGCCGGCACGTCGACGGCCTGCCGTTCCGCGGTAATCGTCGCCCCCTTCTCGCCGCGCGTGACCACGAGGACCCGGACCTGCGACAGGAGGTCGGCGTCGGAGAGCCCCGTTTTCTCGCGGATCAATTCGAACTCGTAGTCGTTGCAGATCAGGATCTCCGCGCCGCGCAGGCCGTGCCTCAGCTCGTCGCCGGTGAGCCGGGCGCACTGCTGTCCGGGATCGAAGATGAACCGGACGCCCAGCGCGCGGCACTCGTCGGCGTACTGCAGCATCGCTTCGGGATCGTTGGGCGCGATGATCGCGAGCCCGCAGCCGTCGATCGTGCGGAACGACAGCTCCGCGGCGTTCGCCATGGCGCCGGTGTAGAACGAGGCGATCTGGTTGTGCTCCGCATCGGTCGAGCAGAAGAACGACGCGGTGAACTTCCCCGCGATTTCCTTCACGAGCGACGTGTCCACGCCGGCGGCCTCCAGCCAGCGGCGGTAGTCGCCGAAATCCTCGCCCGCGGTGGCCATCAGGTGCGGCCGCTCGCCGAGCAGCGCGAGCGTGTACGCGATGTTCGGCGCACAGCCGCCGCGCCGCTTGTCCATGGAATCGACGAGGAACGACAGGCTCACCCGGTTGATGTGCTCCGGCAGGATGTGGTCGGTGAACTTCCCGGGGAACGACATCAGGTAATCGAACGCGATGGAACCCGTGACGACAATCTTCATGAAAGATATTTTCCGATGATCGGCGCCAGATCGCGCTTGACGCGCTCGGGCACCGCCTCAGGCCTGGTGATGATGGCGTACCGCAGCGCATGCGCGCATTCGCAGTCCCGCGCGATCGGGAGGCGCCCGACGGCTTCGGCAATCACGCGCTGCGCCGTCCTGGCGTTGGCGACGAGGTTGTCCACGATCATCTCGACGGTCACCGCGTCGTGGTCCGGGTGCCAGCAGTCGTAATCGGTCACCAGCGCGATCGTCGCGTAGCAGATCTCCGCCTCCCGCGCGAGCTTCGCCTCCTGGAGGTTGGTCATGCCGATGATGTCCATCCCCCAGCTGCGATACAGCTTCGACTCGGCGAGCGTCGAGAACTGCGGCCCCTCCATGCAGACGTACGTGCCGCCGCGATGCACCGTGGCGCCCGCCGTCACGCTGCTCTCGTACGCGATCTCCCCCAGCGCGCGGCAGATCGGATGGGCAAACCCGACGTGCGCCACCAGGCCGTTGCCGAAAAACGTGCTGACGCGCCCCCGGGTGCGGTCGAAGAACTGGTCGGGAATGACCAGATGCTGCGGCACGTACCGTTCCTGCAGCGAGCCCACCGCGCTCGCCGACAGGATGAATTCCACGCCGAGCGTCTTCATGCCGAAGATGTTCGCGCGGTAGTTCAACTCGGTCGGCATGTAGCGGTGTCCCGCGCCGTGCCGCGACAGGAACGCCACGCGCCGCCCGCGCAGCGTCCCGACGACGTACGGCGCCGACGGGTCGCCGAACGGCGTGGTCAACGTCACCTCGTCCCGGTCCGTCAGCTCCGGCATGTCGTACAGGCCGGAGCCGCCGATGATGCCAATCTGGATGTCGCTCATGTGAATGAATCCGTGAATTATACGTGCAGCTCGACTGGTTCGACGAACGGCCGGCCGGCCCGTTCCCTGATGATCCCGGCGGCGACCTTCGGATCGTGCTCGAAGAACACGAGGTACTCGCGGTCAATCGCCTCGCGGAGGAAGGCCCGCTTGAATTCCAGCGTCTCCATCGGATACAGGTCGTATGCCATGATCCACGGCGCATCGACGTGGGCCGTCGTCGGCATGAGATCGGCGGCGAACACGGCGACCTCGGATTTCGACTCGATGTAGATGATGGTGTGGTGGCGCGTGTGGCCACCCGTGCGAACGGCCCGGATGCCGGGAATCGCCGCCGGCGCGACCTCGCCATCACCGTCCATGAACCGGACGACGCCGGCGTCCATCAACGGGACAAAGTTTTCGGGCAGGTAGCTCGCGCGACTCCGCTCGTGCGGGTGGGTGGCATCGTCCCACTCGCCGCGCCGGATGACGTACTCCGCGCGGGGGAACAGCGGGTGGAGCGCGCCGGTCGCGTCGCGACGCGTGAAGCCGCCGACGTGGTCGAAGTGCAGATGGCTGGCCAGCGCGACGTCGACGTCCGCGAGCCCGACCCCGGCGGCC containing:
- a CDS encoding MBL fold metallo-hydrolase; this translates as MIVGDLELISVCDAYFHLDGGAMFGVVAKPLWERRAPADARNRIALGMRPLVVRGHGRTLIIDAGIGEKMDAKSTDIYGIRRERSLEETLQAAGVGLADVDVALASHLHFDHVGGFTRRDATGALHPLFPRAEYVIRRGEWDDATHPHERSRASYLPENFVPLMDAGVVRFMDGDGEVAPAAIPGIRAVRTGGHTRHHTIIYIESKSEVAVFAADLMPTTAHVDAPWIMAYDLYPMETLEFKRAFLREAIDREYLVFFEHDPKVAAGIIRERAGRPFVEPVELHV
- the vanZ gene encoding VanZ family protein, encoding MIWLPAVLWMAVIFTVSSIPDVGAMPGGFADSTLHGAEYLVLSALLVRAIARAEWRCVTWRTALAALAASTAYALTDEWHQSFVPGRASEWRDVVSDAAGSSVAAGGAWAWSIIRHFSRSRERRHGVHEPPPRA
- the mtnP gene encoding S-methyl-5'-thioadenosine phosphorylase; the protein is MSDIQIGIIGGSGLYDMPELTDRDEVTLTTPFGDPSAPYVVGTLRGRRVAFLSRHGAGHRYMPTELNYRANIFGMKTLGVEFILSASAVGSLQERYVPQHLVIPDQFFDRTRGRVSTFFGNGLVAHVGFAHPICRALGEIAYESSVTAGATVHRGGTYVCMEGPQFSTLAESKLYRSWGMDIIGMTNLQEAKLAREAEICYATIALVTDYDCWHPDHDAVTVEMIVDNLVANARTAQRVIAEAVGRLPIARDCECAHALRYAIITRPEAVPERVKRDLAPIIGKYLS
- a CDS encoding VWA domain-containing protein, producing the protein MRRLGLSFLAVLSVAAAAHAQLLPPVPALKDTVAQVPPPVFRSGAELVALSVAVLDRNQHFVRGLAATDFAVFEDGVQQDVSFFATSDVPLDLILLLDTSASMSDKMKSVHEAALGFLRTLRGQDRGAVVAFNDGVQVLQALTGDFPSLERAVRSTQPSGATALNNAIYVALKEFGRSARQSGEVRRQAIAVLSDGDDTCSLISFDDVLGEAKKSGVGIYTISLRMRLGPRQHGTFSTALYSMKTLAQETGALAFFPAAIEDLSGVYGKIADELEHQYAIGYSPKNGRADGRFRRVIVQVVSRPELRLRARTGYFAERARGSTAAANTASAPLPRR
- a CDS encoding DUF2085 domain-containing protein encodes the protein MLLPLLLASAAVWTLAVIAAPLLDASFIYAAAALVCHQIPERTFQVAAGPVAVCARCLGLYVGGLAGLVAGGSWRIKAPHLTPAVARALLALCAIPTVLTLAAEWIAGWPVGNMTRFLTALPLGGGAALVVAAAIAAERRGAGARVM
- a CDS encoding carbohydrate kinase family protein yields the protein MKIVVTGSIAFDYLMSFPGKFTDHILPEHINRVSLSFLVDSMDKRRGGCAPNIAYTLALLGERPHLMATAGEDFGDYRRWLEAAGVDTSLVKEIAGKFTASFFCSTDAEHNQIASFYTGAMANAAELSFRTIDGCGLAIIAPNDPEAMLQYADECRALGVRFIFDPGQQCARLTGDELRHGLRGAEILICNDYEFELIREKTGLSDADLLSQVRVLVVTRGEKGATITAERQAVDVPAVAPEREADPTGVGDAYRGGFMKGLARRADYVTCARLGSVAATYALEHLGGSSHSYSWDDFRDRYERHFGPLRL